In a single window of the Harpia harpyja isolate bHarHar1 chromosome 3, bHarHar1 primary haplotype, whole genome shotgun sequence genome:
- the PKIB gene encoding cAMP-dependent protein kinase inhibitor beta: MTDVEPVVTDFAASGRAGRRNALPDILGSPAGAGTSDLPHKLAELSVSEDEGAEGGEVPSSKALLESQEAEGKSTDS; the protein is encoded by the exons ATGACTGATGTGGAGCCTGTGGTCACAGATTTTGCAGCATCAGGACGGGCAGGCCGCCGGAACGCTTTACCGGATATTCTGGGCTCTCCTGCTGGTGCTGGGACTTCAGATCTGCCACACAAACTGGCTGAGCTCTCCGTTTCAGAAG aTGAAGGAGCAGAGGGTGGAGAAGTGCCGTCATCCAAAGCCTTGCTGGAAAGTcaagaggcagaaggaaaaagcactgaTTCCTAA